A part of Streptomyces sp. NBC_00557 genomic DNA contains:
- a CDS encoding ROK family transcriptional regulator, whose translation MPASPSTARAINDRLALRLLQQEGPLTAGQLKQLTGLSRPTVADLVERLTAAGLITVVGESGEQRRGPKARLYGIVADRAHLAALDVRTGGVVVLVSDLVGRVLAEVSVPIGGDTGTGTAVEQAVTAVERTAKEAGADRLHTVGIGAPGLIDPATGDLRDSGGLPAWHRSLATALQDRLPGARVTVENETNLAALAEQREGAARDRDTFVLLWLGHGVGAAVVLDGTLRRGASGGTGEIGFLPVPGTASLPSARDCDGGFHSLAGAAAIGTLAADHGLPVPAPTDGPGAAAVVERAVAEVEDAGAGRSGAVAPGVARAEGVGLGAGMPGGATGAEAAGPGVTSPRADRPDGERRAGAFLHALADRIAVGAASVVAVLDPGCVVLGGEVGQAGGPVLAGLVEDRLSRMSPLVTEVRASTLGGAAVLRGALLTARDRAQDDLFAPPDRMPGTAVLQG comes from the coding sequence CCAGCACCGCCCGGGCCATCAACGACCGCCTGGCCCTGCGTCTGCTGCAGCAGGAAGGCCCGCTCACGGCGGGCCAGTTGAAGCAGCTGACCGGTCTGTCCCGGCCGACGGTCGCCGACCTCGTGGAACGGCTCACCGCCGCCGGACTGATCACCGTCGTCGGCGAGTCGGGCGAGCAGCGCCGCGGCCCCAAGGCCCGCCTCTACGGCATCGTCGCCGACCGGGCCCATCTGGCCGCGCTCGACGTCCGCACCGGCGGCGTCGTCGTCCTGGTGTCCGACCTGGTCGGCCGGGTGCTGGCCGAGGTGTCCGTGCCGATCGGCGGGGACACCGGCACCGGGACCGCCGTCGAGCAGGCGGTGACCGCGGTGGAGCGGACCGCGAAGGAGGCCGGCGCCGACCGGCTGCACACCGTCGGCATCGGCGCGCCCGGCCTGATCGACCCGGCCACCGGCGACCTCAGGGACTCCGGGGGTCTGCCCGCCTGGCACCGCAGTCTGGCCACCGCCCTGCAGGACCGGCTGCCGGGCGCCCGGGTCACCGTGGAGAACGAGACCAACCTCGCCGCCCTCGCCGAGCAGCGCGAGGGCGCCGCCCGCGACCGGGACACCTTCGTCCTGCTCTGGCTCGGCCACGGCGTCGGCGCGGCGGTCGTCCTCGACGGCACCCTCCGCCGCGGCGCCTCGGGGGGCACCGGCGAGATCGGCTTCCTGCCCGTCCCGGGCACCGCCTCACTCCCCTCGGCACGGGACTGCGACGGCGGCTTCCACTCCCTGGCGGGCGCGGCGGCCATCGGCACACTGGCCGCGGACCACGGCCTGCCGGTCCCGGCCCCGACGGACGGACCGGGGGCGGCTGCGGTGGTCGAGAGAGCGGTGGCGGAAGTGGAGGACGCGGGGGCGGGGCGTTCGGGGGCGGTGGCTCCGGGCGTGGCTCGCGCCGAGGGAGTGGGCCTGGGTGCGGGGATGCCCGGTGGGGCAACAGGTGCGGAGGCGGCGGGTCCGGGTGTGACGTCGCCGCGGGCGGACCGGCCGGACGGCGAGCGGCGTGCCGGAGCGTTCCTCCACGCCCTCGCCGACCGGATCGCCGTCGGCGCCGCGTCCGTCGTCGCCGTACTCGACCCCGGCTGCGTGGTGCTCGGCGGAGAGGTCGGGCAGGCCGGGGGGCCGGTGCTGGCCGGCCTCGTCGAGGACCGCCTGAGCCGTATGTCGCCCCTGGTCACCGAGGTGCGCGCGAGCACCCTCGGCGGCGCCGCGGTGCTGCGCGGCGCGCTGCTGACGGCCCGGGACCGCGCCCAGGACGACCTCTTCGCACCTCCGGACCGGATGCCCGGAACCGCCGTGCTCCAAGGCTGA